One stretch of Xiphophorus hellerii strain 12219 chromosome 21, Xiphophorus_hellerii-4.1, whole genome shotgun sequence DNA includes these proteins:
- the gyg1b gene encoding glycogenin-1b isoform X1, with translation MADQAFVTLATNDSYARGAMVLGKSLRNHNTSKKLVVLVGPQVSNPCQSVLKNIFDEVKVVDVLDSGDTAHLAMMKRPDLGVTFTKLQCWTLTHYSKCVFMDADTLVLSNIDELFEREELSAAPDPGWPDCFNSGVFVFRPSVETHGKLLQYCTEHGSFDGGDQGVLNGFFSDWATADISKHLPFIYNLSSIAIYTYLPAFKQYGGNAKVVHFLGKTKPWSYTFDRKTRQISGGVQEPAMHPNFLLNWWTLYASTVVPMLQEHYGDKPFHSGCVEFKHSDLVTCETVQGESGSSHAQAFQPIPTSEERKEQWEQGQADYMGMDSFDNIKRKLDTFLK, from the exons ATGGCAG ATCAGGCTTTTGTGACACTGGCTACCAACGACAGCTATGCTCGAGGTGCCATGGTTCTGGGCAAGTCTCTTCGCAACCACAACACATCCAAGAAATTGGTTGTACTTGTTGGCCCACAGGTGTCTAACCCTTGCCA GTCCGTGCTGAAGAACATCTTTGACGAGGTGAAGGTTGTGGATGTGTTGGACAGCGGTGACACAGCTCACTTGGCTATGATGAAGAGGCCTGACCTGGGTGTCACGTTCACAAAGCTCCAGTGCTGGACCCTCACACACTACtccaaatgtgttttcatgGATGCGGACACTCTG GTGCTGTCAAACATAGATGAACTCTTTGAAAGAGAGGAATTGTCAGCTGCTCCAGATCCTGGCTGGCCTGACTGCTTCAACtctggtgtgtttgttttccgGCCCTCTGTAGAGACTCATGGCAAACTGCTTCAATATTGCACAGAACATGGCAGCTTTGATG GAGGAGACCAAGGTGTTTTGAATGGTTTCTTCAGTGACTGGGCAACAGCTGACATCTCAAAGCATCTCCCCTTTATTTACAACCTCAGCAGCATAGCCATCTACACTTACCTCCCAGCATTTAAGCA GTATGGGGGAAATGCCAAGGTGGTCCACTTTCTTGGAAAGACCAAACCATGGAGTTATACTTTTGACCGCAAAACCAGACAGATTTCAGGAGGTGTGCAAGAGCCTGCAATGCATCCCAACTTTCTCCTGAATTGGTGGACTCTGTATGCCAGCACTGTGGTTCCAATGCTCCAGGAACATTATGGCGACAAGCCGTTTCACTCTGGATGTGTGGAG TTCAagcacagtgacttggtcacttGTGAGACTGTACAG GGGGAAAGTGGCTCCTCACATGCACAGGCTTTCCAACCCATACCAACTTCAGAAGAACGCAAGGAGCAGTGGGAACAAGGCCAAGCAGACTACATGGGAATGGACTCATTTGATAACATAAAGAGGAAGCTTGACACTTTTCTCAAATGA
- the gyg1b gene encoding glycogenin-1b isoform X2 produces MADQAFVTLATNDSYARGAMVLGKSLRNHNTSKKLVVLVGPQVSNPCQSVLKNIFDEVKVVDVLDSGDTAHLAMMKRPDLGVTFTKLQCWTLTHYSKCVFMDADTLVLSNIDELFEREELSAAPDPGWPDCFNSGVFVFRPSVETHGKLLQYCTEHGSFDGGDQGVLNGFFSDWATADISKHLPFIYNLSSIAIYTYLPAFKQYGGNAKVVHFLGKTKPWSYTFDRKTRQISGGVQEPAMHPNFLLNWWTLYASTVVPMLQEHYGDKPFHSGCVEGESGSSHAQAFQPIPTSEERKEQWEQGQADYMGMDSFDNIKRKLDTFLK; encoded by the exons ATGGCAG ATCAGGCTTTTGTGACACTGGCTACCAACGACAGCTATGCTCGAGGTGCCATGGTTCTGGGCAAGTCTCTTCGCAACCACAACACATCCAAGAAATTGGTTGTACTTGTTGGCCCACAGGTGTCTAACCCTTGCCA GTCCGTGCTGAAGAACATCTTTGACGAGGTGAAGGTTGTGGATGTGTTGGACAGCGGTGACACAGCTCACTTGGCTATGATGAAGAGGCCTGACCTGGGTGTCACGTTCACAAAGCTCCAGTGCTGGACCCTCACACACTACtccaaatgtgttttcatgGATGCGGACACTCTG GTGCTGTCAAACATAGATGAACTCTTTGAAAGAGAGGAATTGTCAGCTGCTCCAGATCCTGGCTGGCCTGACTGCTTCAACtctggtgtgtttgttttccgGCCCTCTGTAGAGACTCATGGCAAACTGCTTCAATATTGCACAGAACATGGCAGCTTTGATG GAGGAGACCAAGGTGTTTTGAATGGTTTCTTCAGTGACTGGGCAACAGCTGACATCTCAAAGCATCTCCCCTTTATTTACAACCTCAGCAGCATAGCCATCTACACTTACCTCCCAGCATTTAAGCA GTATGGGGGAAATGCCAAGGTGGTCCACTTTCTTGGAAAGACCAAACCATGGAGTTATACTTTTGACCGCAAAACCAGACAGATTTCAGGAGGTGTGCAAGAGCCTGCAATGCATCCCAACTTTCTCCTGAATTGGTGGACTCTGTATGCCAGCACTGTGGTTCCAATGCTCCAGGAACATTATGGCGACAAGCCGTTTCACTCTGGATGTGTGGAG GGGGAAAGTGGCTCCTCACATGCACAGGCTTTCCAACCCATACCAACTTCAGAAGAACGCAAGGAGCAGTGGGAACAAGGCCAAGCAGACTACATGGGAATGGACTCATTTGATAACATAAAGAGGAAGCTTGACACTTTTCTCAAATGA
- the nck1b gene encoding cytoplasmic protein NCK1 isoform X2, with protein sequence MDMANLFKHFFRIGKVKSRKGGMRDTASNADTDLSTDNGERLYDLNVPAFVKFSYSAEREDELSLVKGTRVVVMEKCSDGWWRGSYNGRSGWFPSNYVTEDMDGTAGGGGMGGLGDPAAGSLTEKLVDVVRSSTNGNRVLHTVQALYPFSTGNDEELNFERGEVMEVIEKPENDPEWWKCRKADGQLGLVPKNYVTVLDSSSHKSTAGPAGPPTPDCDYISPSGSGRFAGKEWYYGKVTRHQAEVALNQRGTEGDFLIRDSESSPNDFSISLKAQSKNKHFKVQLKESLYCIGQRKFNSMEELVEHYKKAPIFTSEQGDKLYLIKALAAS encoded by the exons ATGGACATGGCTAACCTATTCAAACATTTCTTTC GAATTGGGAAGGTAAAAAGCAGGAAGGGAGGGATGAGAGACACCGCTTCCAACGCCGACACGGATCTGAGCACAGATAACGGCGAAAGGCTGTACGACCTCAACGTGCCCGCTTTCGTCAAGTTCAGTTATTCTGCGGAGCGCGAGGACGAGCTCTCTTTGGTGAAGGGCACGCGGGTGGTGGTGATGGAGAAGTGCAGCGACGGCTGGTGGCGCGGCAGCTACAACGGACGGTCTGGCTGGTTCCCGTCCAACTACGTGACGGAGGACATGGATGGGACGGCGGGGGGAGGAGGCATGGGCGGCCTGGGAGATCCGGCTGCCGGATCACTGACTGAGAAGCTGGTTGACGTGGTAAGAAGCAGCACGAACGGAAACAGAGTGTTGCACACGGTTCAGGCGCTCTACCCCTTCAGCACTGGCAACGACGAGGAACTGAACTTTGAGCGGGGCGAGGTGATGGAGGTCATAGAGAAACCAGAGAACGACCCAGAGTGGTGGAAGTGCCGCAAAGCAGACGGACAGTTGGGCCTGGTGCCTAAGAACTATGTTACTGTTCTTGACTCCAGCTCCCATAAATCCACAGCAGGGCCAGCCGGGCCTCCAACGCCTGACTGTGACTACATCTCGCCCTCAGGCAGTGGACGCTTTGCCGGGAAGGAGTGGTACTACGGAAAAGTGACGCGCCACCAGGCAGAGGTGGCGCTAAATCAAAGAGGCACGGAGGGAGACTTCCTCATCCGAGATAGCGAGTCATCG ccaaatgaCTTCTCCATCTCCCTAAAAGCGCAGAGCAAGAACaagcatttcaaagtgcagCTGAAGGAGAGCCTTTACTGCATCGGACAGCGCAAATTCAACTCTATGGAAGAGCTTGTCGAACACTACAAAAAGGCTCCCATCTTCACCAGTGAGCAGGGAGACAAACTGTACCTGATCAAAGCCCTGGCCGCATCCTGA
- the nck1b gene encoding cytoplasmic protein NCK1 isoform X1: MTEEVIVIAKFDYMAQQDQELDIKKNERLWLLDDSKSWWRVRNATNKTGFVPSNYVERKNSARKASIVKNLKDTLGIGKVKSRKGGMRDTASNADTDLSTDNGERLYDLNVPAFVKFSYSAEREDELSLVKGTRVVVMEKCSDGWWRGSYNGRSGWFPSNYVTEDMDGTAGGGGMGGLGDPAAGSLTEKLVDVVRSSTNGNRVLHTVQALYPFSTGNDEELNFERGEVMEVIEKPENDPEWWKCRKADGQLGLVPKNYVTVLDSSSHKSTAGPAGPPTPDCDYISPSGSGRFAGKEWYYGKVTRHQAEVALNQRGTEGDFLIRDSESSPNDFSISLKAQSKNKHFKVQLKESLYCIGQRKFNSMEELVEHYKKAPIFTSEQGDKLYLIKALAAS, translated from the exons ATGACTGAAGAGGTGATTGTCATCGCCAAGTTCGACTACATGGCCCAGCAGGACCAGGAGCTGGACATCAAGAAGAACGAGCGCCTGTGGCTGCTGGACGACTCCAAGTCCTGGTGGAGGGTCCGGAACGCCACCAACAAAACTGGCTTTGTCCCGTCCAACTatgtggagaggaaaaacagcGCTAGAAAAGCTTCGATTGTCAAGAATCTCAAAGACACACTTG GAATTGGGAAGGTAAAAAGCAGGAAGGGAGGGATGAGAGACACCGCTTCCAACGCCGACACGGATCTGAGCACAGATAACGGCGAAAGGCTGTACGACCTCAACGTGCCCGCTTTCGTCAAGTTCAGTTATTCTGCGGAGCGCGAGGACGAGCTCTCTTTGGTGAAGGGCACGCGGGTGGTGGTGATGGAGAAGTGCAGCGACGGCTGGTGGCGCGGCAGCTACAACGGACGGTCTGGCTGGTTCCCGTCCAACTACGTGACGGAGGACATGGATGGGACGGCGGGGGGAGGAGGCATGGGCGGCCTGGGAGATCCGGCTGCCGGATCACTGACTGAGAAGCTGGTTGACGTGGTAAGAAGCAGCACGAACGGAAACAGAGTGTTGCACACGGTTCAGGCGCTCTACCCCTTCAGCACTGGCAACGACGAGGAACTGAACTTTGAGCGGGGCGAGGTGATGGAGGTCATAGAGAAACCAGAGAACGACCCAGAGTGGTGGAAGTGCCGCAAAGCAGACGGACAGTTGGGCCTGGTGCCTAAGAACTATGTTACTGTTCTTGACTCCAGCTCCCATAAATCCACAGCAGGGCCAGCCGGGCCTCCAACGCCTGACTGTGACTACATCTCGCCCTCAGGCAGTGGACGCTTTGCCGGGAAGGAGTGGTACTACGGAAAAGTGACGCGCCACCAGGCAGAGGTGGCGCTAAATCAAAGAGGCACGGAGGGAGACTTCCTCATCCGAGATAGCGAGTCATCG ccaaatgaCTTCTCCATCTCCCTAAAAGCGCAGAGCAAGAACaagcatttcaaagtgcagCTGAAGGAGAGCCTTTACTGCATCGGACAGCGCAAATTCAACTCTATGGAAGAGCTTGTCGAACACTACAAAAAGGCTCCCATCTTCACCAGTGAGCAGGGAGACAAACTGTACCTGATCAAAGCCCTGGCCGCATCCTGA
- the bdh1 gene encoding D-beta-hydroxybutyrate dehydrogenase, mitochondrial: protein MAPQSAFRVALLVSFSVLLTVVLGFGLPALLNAIMRLLGLPETSVTECIVVIYATFVLYVATPRIPRGSVEVQGKAVLITGCDTGFGLSLAKHLHTLGYTVFAGCLLKDKDGEGAKELEEFHSERMKVVQLDVCSDDQVKKAVEYIKGNLEDSQRGLWAVVNNAGVSTFGEVEFTSMDTYRQLSEVNLWGTIRVTKAVLPLIRKAKGRVVNIASMYGRMGNRLRSPYCVSKYGVEAFSDCLRYEMKTWGVKVSVIEPGNYIVATGILTRDIVATTANKLWNEAPAEVKDDYGKSHFEQYMALMRSYCNSGEKDMTPVLDDIADAIGSKRPYTRYSPMEPHWWIRMQVMTHLPGALSDLLYF, encoded by the exons ATGGCTCCTCAGTCCGCTTTCCGAGTGGCGCTCCTGGTGTCCTTCTCGGTTCTCCTCACCGTGGTGCTGGGCTTCGGGCTCCCCGCTCTCCTCAACGCCATCATGAGGTTGCTGGGACTGCCAGAAACGAGCGTGACCGAGTGCATCGTCGTGATCTACGCGACTTTTGTACTGTATGTCGCGACCCCTCGAATCCCAAGGGGATCGGTTGAG GTCCAAGGAAAAGCCGTGCTTATTACAGGTTGTGATACTGGGTTCGGTCTTTCACTTGCGAAACATCTGCACACGCTCGGTTACACAGTCTTTGCTGGGTGTCTACTAAAG GACAAAGATGGAGAGGGTGCCAAGGAGCTTGAGGAATTTCATTCAGAACGCATGAAGGTGGTGCAGCTTGACGTCTGCAGTGATGACCAGGTGAAAAAGGCAGTTGAATACATCAAAGGCAATCTGGAAGACTCACAAAGAG GTCTGTGGGCTGTGGTGAACAATGCTGGGGTGTCGACCTTCGGAGAGGTGGAGTTCACCTCCATGGACACTTACAGGCAGCTGTCGGAGGTCAATCTATGGGGCACCATCAGGGTCACCAAAGCTGTACTGCCATTAATCCGCAAAGCAAAAG GCCGTGTTGTGAACATCGCCAGCATGTACGGCAGGATGGGCAACCGGCTGCGATCTCCTTACTGCGTGTCGAAGTACGGCGTGGAGGCCTTCTCCGACTGTCTGCGCTACGAGATGAAGACCTGGGGAGTGAAAGTGTCCGTCATCGAGCCGGGGAACTACATCGTGGCCACCGGCATCCTCACCCGAGACATCGTGGCCACCACAGCCAACAAGCTGTGGAACGAGGCCCCTGCCGAGGTGAAGGACGACTACGGGAAAAGCCACTTTGAGCAGTACATGGCACTGATGCGCTCTTACTGCAACAGTGGCGAGAAGGACATGACTCCGGTTCTGGATGACATCGCAGACGCCATCGGGTCAAAGCGTCCGTACACGCGGTACAGCCCCATGGAGCCACACTGGTGGATCAGGATGCAGGTGATGACCCACCTGCCTGGCGCGTTATCCGACTTGCTCTACTTCTAA